The window TTGACATATTGTTTTAGTGGAAGACGCAGGTCAACAAGTTTATCTGCCTCTCCTAGGCGAAGAGGGCGCTCTAGTTCATCAGAAATGGTTTACCGCTCTTCACCTAGACGATCTCTTACTCCTCGTGGGAGACGTTCACCCCATCGTTCTTTTACTCCATCCAGGCGCAGATCATCTTATTATAGGCAACGATCATCATCCCGACCACGCCGTAGGTCTCCATCTCCTACTCGTTATAGAATGCGTTCTCCTTTGCGTCGCAGATCACGCTCTCCTCTTCGGCGTAGATCAAGGTCACCCATCTGGCGTAGGCCAAAGTCACCAATTCGACGATCTCCTCCTCGAGGTAGGTCCCGGTCACCTTTAAGACATAGATCATCATCTGCAAGGCGTAGATCACCATCCCCCATTCGACGAAACTCACCATCTCCTGCAAGATATGGGTCACCATCTCTCATGAGGCAGAAGTATCGACGATCTTCATCAACACCACCAAGGAGGTCTCCTTCTCCAGTTATGCGCAGGTCTCGATCTCCAATCCGGCGTAGGTCTCCTTTGCCAATTCGGCGTAGGTCTCCATCTCCAATTCGGCGTAGGTCTCCATCTCCAATTCGCCGTAGGTCTCCATCTCCAGGTCACCGTGTATTGTCTTCTCCAGTTGGGCGTAGGTCACCCATGGGGCGAAGAAGATCTCCAACTCCCACGAGTCATAAATCTGATTCACCTCAAGTATCGAGTTCTCCCTCACCTCGTCGCAACATTCCTTCACCAATCAGGAGGAAATCACCAAGAAGGCAGAGGAGATCACCTTTGCAATCTCCTAGAGAAAGGAAGAGGTAACTTAACactagagctgttaatcgagccgagtcgagccgagtatttggctgccgagctcgactcgagctcgttaAGAAAACGAGCTTTAAAATGTGTTCGAACTCGGCTCGTTAAATGTACAtgtggctcgagctcgagctcgactcgtttatcacaaacgagtcgagcttcaTGAGCTCGAGTTCGTACAAATTAACATTAATAAAaacctataatttttaatttatataattttgatttctaaaatgacaaatatgccCTACATTAACGAGCTCTAACGAGCTACTTGAGTATCAAACGAGCCGAGTAAAACTCGGCTCGTTTACTAAACGAGCatgtttcgagctcgagctcgactcgttaaccaaaattaacgagccgagctcgagccttaATGAGCCGAGCTCTAACGAGCTTTCGAGCTACTTGATTGGCTTAACAGCTCTACTTAACACATCAGTAATATTTTGTCCAGGAGACTATCttgttttttgcatttttggcATATTCGATTAATTGCGGTCTTAGTTTTTGACTCGCGATTTGGTGGCAATTCTATTAATTATGGAAGTTGAGATGCTAAATGTTTTGATGATATTGGAGGAAAGTTTGGGAGCGGAATAAGATTGCACAGAAAGTTTTATGCAGTAATCAATCGATGATTGTACTTCATCAATGTGTTCTTGCATTTATTCTTGGATGATCATTTGATATTTAATTCACTGCTGCAGAAGCCGGGAGAAGTACTCTCCAGTTCATCATGCTGCTCCAAGAAATACGGTTGAACGCCCAACTAATGATCGTCATAGATCAAACTCATCAGAACGTCAGTCTCAAAGTGTCTCTTCGGACCGTAATAATTCACAGCGAAAAGTGAGAAGACTGTCTCCTTCACCAAACAGGTCTCCTGCTTCAGAAGCTGACAGGGAACCAAGTTTAAATGAGAAGAGAAGGTCTGTACACATCATAGTACTCTTCTACAGCTTTTATTATTGAGAAGAGAAGGTATTGCTTATTATTGCTGGCCAAGCTTTAAGAGAGGCCTTTTGGATGAAAACAGAGATAAGAGGGCTTGTTCTGATTGGCCAAATCCTCATAGAATAGCAAGAGAAAATAAAGATCATGATGATAGTTCTGAAATGAGTGCAAATGATTAATAAACCAATTATGCTGGGCAATTGTGAAAGACTTTGCTAAAATTCACTGATTTTAGTTTTACCTAGGCTTTTACCTTTGTCAATTTCTGATTGTGATGTTAAAAACACTCAGTAGGCCTGATAGGATAGAGTTTAATAAGAGAGATCACATATTGTGGAGGTGAGTTTCATTGCATTGAGGTTTTTGTGCTACTTTCTACCCTTATATGATCTTAATTTCATCGGTATGTAATTGATAGGGAAAACAAATCTCAAGGTCAACAAAAGAAACCTGCTCAGCGAGATTCACAAATGATTAAAGATGCATTGCATGGTGATAAGGGGAAGCAATCACCTCTTGGAGAGAGACACAGAGCTGTTGAAAAGAATCAATCTTATTCTAATGATACTAAGATTAATGATCGCCATTTTGAAGCTGCTTCAAAGTTGGCAAGAAAGGTTGAGCACAATGATGAAAATGCTTCTGTCGGTTCTGACTCTGAGGAGAGTGATAGGACCAGGGCTAGAGTCAAAgataagagaaagaaaaggagggCAGAGAGGCGAAGGTCTGAGTCGGCTAGTGAATCAAGTTATGATTCttatgaagaagaaaggaaagaggcTAAGAGAAAGaggaaggaggagaaaaaattgaaaaaggagGATAGGCGTCGGAGGCGGGAGGAGCGTCGTAGAAGAAAAGATGAAAGGCGTGCAGAGAAGCATaagctgaaatcaaaagatGCTATTTCTTCACCTTCAGATGCTGACAGGAATCATGGTGGTCATTCTGATGATGATCAAAGCGATAAGAAAAAGTTAGAGATTGAGTTGCGAGAAAAGGCCCTTGAGTCACTTAGGGCTAAGAAGGGCATTG is drawn from Coffea arabica cultivar ET-39 chromosome 1c, Coffea Arabica ET-39 HiFi, whole genome shotgun sequence and contains these coding sequences:
- the LOC113742764 gene encoding uncharacterized protein isoform X3 translates to MQEVNGKEVQISLTGFMERNTGKFMKELWSLLLSAQKNASGVPQQFLDAKEEETRKKKAESDRIANEIRRKKEKESQELGQEGTKKMDHGNDISKDADMGVHPTSKHQPGGMLTGEKESVQRNGSRGRSRASRSPHSADHSPSTRGRRSRSISKSFSNSRSYSGGRRRSTSLSASPRRRGRSSSSEMVYRSSPRRSLTPRGRRSPHRSFTPSRRRSSYYRQRSSSRPRRRSPSPTRYRMRSPLRRRSRSPLRRRSRSPIWRRPKSPIRRSPPRGRSRSPLRHRSSSARRRSPSPIRRNSPSPARYGSPSLMRQKYRRSSSTPPRRSPSPVMRRSRSPIRRRSPLPIRRRSPSPIRRRSPSPIRRRSPSPGHRVLSSPVGRRSPMGRRRSPTPTSHKSDSPQVSSSPSPRRNIPSPIRRKSPRRQRRSPLQSPRERKRSREKYSPVHHAAPRNTVERPTNDRHRSNSSERQSQSVSSDRNNSQRKVRRLSPSPNRSPASEADREPSLNEKRRENKSQGQQKKPAQRDSQMIKDALHGDKGKQSPLGERHRAVEKNQSYSNDTKINDRHFEAASKLARKVEHNDENASVGSDSEESDRTRARVKDKRKKRRAERRRSESASESSYDSYEEERKEAKRKRKEEKKLKKEDRRRRREERRRRKDERRAEKHKLKSKDAISSPSDADRNHGGHSDDDQSDKKKLEIELREKALESLRAKKGIGH
- the LOC113742764 gene encoding uncharacterized protein isoform X1; protein product: MSGGFFRGTSADQDTRFSNKQAKLLKSQKFAPELEHLVDMTKVKMDVMRPWIATRVTELIGFEDEVLINFIYGLLDGKEVNGKEVQISLTGFMERNTGKFMKELWSLLLSAQKNASGVPQQFLDAKEEETRKKKAESDRIANEIRRKKEKESQELGQEGTKKMDHGNDISKDADMGVHPTSKHQPGGMLTGEKESVQRNGSRGRSRASRSPHSADHSPSTRGRRSRSISKSFSNSRSYSGGRRRSTSLSASPRRRGRSSSSEMVYRSSPRRSLTPRGRRSPHRSFTPSRRRSSYYRQRSSSRPRRRSPSPTRYRMRSPLRRRSRSPLRRRSRSPIWRRPKSPIRRSPPRGRSRSPLRHRSSSARRRSPSPIRRNSPSPARYGSPSLMRQKYRRSSSTPPRRSPSPVMRRSRSPIRRRSPLPIRRRSPSPIRRRSPSPIRRRSPSPGHRVLSSPVGRRSPMGRRRSPTPTSHKSDSPQVSSSPSPRRNIPSPIRRKSPRRQRRSPLQSPRERKRSREKYSPVHHAAPRNTVERPTNDRHRSNSSERQSQSVSSDRNNSQRKVRRLSPSPNRSPASEADREPSLNEKRRENKSQGQQKKPAQRDSQMIKDALHGDKGKQSPLGERHRAVEKNQSYSNDTKINDRHFEAASKLARKVEHNDENASVGSDSEESDRTRARVKDKRKKRRAERRRSESASESSYDSYEEERKEAKRKRKEEKKLKKEDRRRRREERRRRKDERRAEKHKLKSKDAISSPSDADRNHGGHSDDDQSDKKKLEIELREKALESLRAKKGIGH
- the LOC113742764 gene encoding uncharacterized protein isoform X2, which encodes MSGGFFRGTSADQDTRFSNKQAKLLKSQKFAPELEHLVDMTKVKMDVMRPWIATRVTELIGFEDEVLINFIYGLLDGKEVNGKEVQISLTGFMERNTGKFMKELWSLLLSAQKNASGVPQQFLDAKEEETRKKKAESDRIANEIRRKKEKESQELGQEGTKKMDHGNDISKDADMGVHPTSKHQPGGMLTGEKESVQRNGSRGRSRASRSPHSADHSPSTRGRRSRSISKSFSNSRSYSGSTSLSASPRRRGRSSSSEMVYRSSPRRSLTPRGRRSPHRSFTPSRRRSSYYRQRSSSRPRRRSPSPTRYRMRSPLRRRSRSPLRRRSRSPIWRRPKSPIRRSPPRGRSRSPLRHRSSSARRRSPSPIRRNSPSPARYGSPSLMRQKYRRSSSTPPRRSPSPVMRRSRSPIRRRSPLPIRRRSPSPIRRRSPSPIRRRSPSPGHRVLSSPVGRRSPMGRRRSPTPTSHKSDSPQVSSSPSPRRNIPSPIRRKSPRRQRRSPLQSPRERKRSREKYSPVHHAAPRNTVERPTNDRHRSNSSERQSQSVSSDRNNSQRKVRRLSPSPNRSPASEADREPSLNEKRRENKSQGQQKKPAQRDSQMIKDALHGDKGKQSPLGERHRAVEKNQSYSNDTKINDRHFEAASKLARKVEHNDENASVGSDSEESDRTRARVKDKRKKRRAERRRSESASESSYDSYEEERKEAKRKRKEEKKLKKEDRRRRREERRRRKDERRAEKHKLKSKDAISSPSDADRNHGGHSDDDQSDKKKLEIELREKALESLRAKKGIGH